In the Candidatus Electrothrix sp. GW3-4 genome, one interval contains:
- a CDS encoding ABC transporter permease — MFPPCGYRRWGVAVAMLLTYVREAVRSLYTAKQRTLLALIGISIAIGAVIALVSIGIIWGEEMLRKVSEAGPDILKIWVYSEKNYEGVTLEDASSLLERSQTLAEVLPVITGYLEYHFRGQQGMVGIIGTISSHKAMSRLHIKAGRFISSLDKDKSYVVIGAAALDEEEFKGGSDKYVGSVMRLNNRPYTIIGTLERTTHDWSANRSIIMPISTATRHLGVKHVNYVLARMRPNVDFRVATKEIEEYFKQSKPQADMKVHVRANEQRIEEIREQASMQTLLLGIISIISLLVGGVGIMNVMLTSVIDRRREIGILRAIGARQRDIRRQFLTEAVLLSLIGGVLGAGLGILACYIVCSVNEWTFFMPKMGIWLGVGVSSLVGIFFGFYPAHKAAKLDPITALRSE, encoded by the coding sequence ATGTTCCCGCCATGTGGTTATAGAAGATGGGGTGTTGCGGTAGCCATGTTGTTGACCTATGTGCGAGAAGCGGTCCGCAGCCTGTATACCGCGAAACAGCGAACCCTGTTGGCCTTAATCGGTATCAGCATTGCTATTGGTGCTGTGATTGCCCTGGTTTCCATCGGCATTATCTGGGGTGAGGAGATGCTTCGTAAGGTTTCTGAGGCAGGTCCTGATATTTTGAAGATTTGGGTCTATTCCGAGAAAAATTATGAAGGGGTCACGCTGGAAGATGCGTCCTCTTTGCTTGAGCGGAGTCAGACCCTTGCAGAAGTGCTACCGGTTATTACCGGTTATCTTGAGTACCATTTTCGCGGTCAACAGGGAATGGTTGGTATTATAGGGACCATTTCCTCGCACAAGGCTATGAGTAGGTTGCATATCAAAGCAGGAAGGTTTATCTCGTCGCTGGACAAGGACAAGTCCTATGTGGTTATTGGTGCAGCAGCGTTGGATGAAGAGGAGTTTAAGGGGGGGAGTGATAAATACGTCGGAAGTGTGATGAGGTTAAATAACAGACCGTATACGATAATTGGCACGCTGGAGAGAACAACCCATGATTGGTCTGCTAATCGGTCGATTATTATGCCTATCTCTACCGCAACCCGTCATTTGGGTGTGAAGCATGTGAATTATGTACTCGCCAGAATGCGACCAAATGTAGATTTTCGGGTTGCAACCAAGGAAATTGAAGAATATTTCAAGCAGAGCAAACCGCAGGCAGACATGAAAGTTCACGTGCGAGCGAATGAACAAAGGATTGAGGAAATTAGAGAGCAGGCATCTATGCAGACCTTATTGCTCGGTATTATCAGTATAATTTCTCTCTTAGTCGGTGGAGTCGGCATTATGAATGTCATGCTCACCTCCGTGATTGATCGACGTCGGGAAATTGGTATTCTCCGTGCCATCGGGGCAAGGCAGCGCGATATTCGTCGTCAATTTTTAACCGAGGCCGTTCTTCTTTCTCTGATCGGGGGCGTTTTAGGGGCAGGGTTAGGGATTCTGGCCTGTTATATTGTCTGCTCCGTCAATGAATGGACCTTTTTTATGCCTAAGATGGGCATTTGGCTGGGGGTAGGCGTTTCATCACTGGTCGGCATTTTCTTCGGTTTTTACCCTGCTCATAAGGCGGCCAAGCTGGATCCTATTACGGCTTTGCGGTCTGAGTGA
- a CDS encoding DUF4388 domain-containing protein: MNEFCNVVFVVTEAYSCPLYKVGEEFTVRNFTLSANRDKQTCLLLIQEFMKVLATPEFLLEPRRRAPINPVPPLQQKMQRFRFECGGCSGLIRFERKKPPKTHAVTVQGRLIEAKNRETERQASETLQKKLYSFLRGIKLFDQLDVDTLHYLTLLMQLRRYDANKILIEEGMPGTHLYILLAGQAAVINKNGEIFARLKRGEMFGETSLLTGKPAYPSVCSLTPVQLIVLNSINFRQTLSTYPNLNSFFWNIIITRAKANLVRSSQINSGMSGELACISLVDLFQLINTGRKSGKLDLKLQNDQACVLFNDEGEIVHAVCGQLRDKEALFALLSQENGTFTYTVGNLPELYRKKQQLGEFMTLLMEGLQHVDESRSTGAL; the protein is encoded by the coding sequence ATGAATGAATTTTGCAATGTGGTTTTTGTCGTGACAGAAGCCTATTCCTGTCCTCTCTATAAGGTGGGAGAAGAATTCACTGTCCGTAACTTCACCCTGTCCGCGAACCGGGACAAACAGACCTGTCTGCTCCTGATACAGGAATTCATGAAAGTTCTTGCAACGCCTGAATTCCTTTTAGAGCCCCGGCGCAGAGCGCCTATCAACCCAGTCCCCCCCCTGCAACAGAAAATGCAACGGTTTAGATTTGAATGCGGCGGCTGTTCCGGGTTAATCCGCTTTGAACGCAAGAAACCGCCCAAAACGCATGCCGTCACTGTGCAGGGGCGGCTGATCGAAGCAAAAAATAGAGAAACAGAGAGACAGGCGTCCGAGACGCTACAGAAGAAGCTTTATTCCTTTCTGCGCGGAATAAAGCTCTTTGATCAGCTTGATGTCGACACACTACATTATCTGACCCTTCTCATGCAGCTGCGCCGATACGATGCAAATAAAATACTTATTGAGGAGGGAATGCCAGGGACTCATCTGTATATTCTTCTCGCAGGACAGGCGGCTGTTATAAACAAGAATGGTGAAATCTTCGCCAGATTGAAGCGGGGGGAAATGTTCGGAGAAACGAGCCTGCTTACCGGTAAACCCGCTTATCCTTCCGTCTGTTCACTGACACCGGTGCAACTTATCGTGCTCAACTCCATAAATTTCAGACAGACTCTTTCAACATATCCAAATCTCAATAGTTTTTTCTGGAACATAATAATAACCCGCGCCAAGGCTAACCTCGTCCGCTCCAGCCAGATCAATTCTGGTATGAGCGGCGAATTGGCCTGTATCAGTCTGGTGGACCTCTTTCAACTGATCAACACCGGCAGGAAATCCGGCAAGCTTGATCTGAAGTTACAGAATGATCAGGCCTGTGTTCTGTTTAATGATGAAGGCGAAATCGTCCATGCCGTCTGTGGTCAATTGCGAGACAAGGAGGCACTGTTTGCCCTACTGTCCCAGGAAAATGGCACCTTCACTTATACGGTGGGGAACCTGCCAGAACTATACAGGAAAAAACAGCAATTGGGCGAATTCATGACATTACTGATGGAAGGACTCCAGCATGTGGATGAGAGCAGGAGCACGGGTGCGCTTTGA
- a CDS encoding HlyD family efflux transporter periplasmic adaptor subunit: protein MSDAQKSLGKEADEADLEEKYHQLQANYYQLEDEHVVLQQQLKRVRRRYRLFFLFLIIVGVGIGGYFWRGELSSLLPGGSEKAQKGDNPKDAVVTVKRQTLRNTLSLTGKIEPLGQIEVVAPLEGKVLEKRFQYGDFVTKDTLLLTLDTSNEETKYRKAQAEYLEAEDTLKSLRNWEEGLEVVTVRHELARKQDELKTTRTKLEQTRRLLQKGIVSSSEVDELEERYQELQSDIAFTKKKLAYTLEKGSEEKVHLVELKKENAFLAMKVLEERMAKAHLISPMDGVILLPVSRKNEESVEIQPGSFVEQDQVLFTIADLSGFNIRAQVDENDILKLQLGQEVTITGDAFQDDLILKGTVQYISFQADKQEKGKASSFSARISVDSPSEEQKKRLLLGMSADMEVLLSEKPDTIIIPFAFVTVDEKKQGWVRKVVEESGKSKKVPVKIGVTEANTVEILEGLEVGDKIMREPLLPPL, encoded by the coding sequence GTGAGTGACGCACAGAAGTCTTTGGGAAAGGAAGCTGATGAAGCTGATCTTGAGGAGAAATATCATCAGTTGCAGGCGAATTATTATCAGCTAGAAGATGAGCATGTTGTCTTGCAGCAGCAGCTCAAGCGGGTCAGGCGGCGCTATAGGCTGTTCTTTCTGTTCCTGATTATCGTGGGAGTCGGGATCGGTGGTTATTTCTGGCGCGGAGAGTTATCCTCTTTGCTTCCTGGCGGTTCAGAGAAGGCCCAGAAAGGAGATAATCCCAAAGATGCGGTTGTGACGGTTAAGCGACAGACCTTGCGCAATACCCTTTCGCTTACGGGGAAGATTGAGCCTCTCGGGCAAATTGAAGTAGTTGCCCCTTTGGAAGGGAAGGTGTTGGAGAAAAGGTTCCAGTACGGAGATTTTGTCACAAAAGATACCTTGCTGCTGACTCTTGATACCAGTAATGAAGAGACTAAGTATCGGAAAGCGCAGGCGGAGTATCTGGAGGCGGAAGATACTTTGAAATCCTTGAGGAATTGGGAAGAAGGTCTAGAGGTTGTTACAGTACGGCATGAGTTGGCGAGAAAACAAGACGAACTGAAAACTACTCGAACCAAATTAGAACAAACGCGACGTTTGCTCCAGAAGGGGATTGTATCAAGCTCAGAGGTGGATGAGCTTGAGGAGCGTTATCAGGAGCTGCAGAGTGATATTGCATTCACAAAGAAAAAACTCGCTTATACCCTGGAGAAGGGCAGTGAAGAAAAGGTGCATCTGGTAGAGCTCAAAAAAGAAAATGCCTTTCTGGCAATGAAGGTTCTTGAGGAACGTATGGCAAAGGCGCATCTGATCAGCCCTATGGATGGGGTTATTCTCTTGCCTGTCAGCCGCAAGAATGAAGAATCGGTTGAGATTCAGCCTGGGAGCTTTGTGGAGCAGGACCAGGTACTGTTCACCATTGCCGATTTGAGCGGGTTCAATATCCGAGCGCAAGTGGATGAAAATGATATCCTGAAGCTCCAGCTGGGGCAGGAGGTCACTATAACAGGAGATGCCTTTCAGGATGATCTAATCCTGAAGGGGACGGTCCAGTATATTTCCTTTCAGGCGGATAAACAGGAGAAGGGAAAGGCCTCATCTTTTTCCGCGCGTATTTCCGTGGACTCGCCAAGCGAAGAACAGAAAAAACGCCTGCTCCTGGGGATGTCAGCAGACATGGAAGTACTTCTTTCAGAGAAACCGGACACCATTATTATCCCCTTTGCCTTTGTTACGGTTGATGAGAAAAAACAGGGATGGGTAAGGAAGGTTGTTGAAGAAAGCGGCAAGTCGAAGAAGGTTCCGGTGAAAATCGGGGTGACTGAGGCCAATACCGTGGAGATCCTTGAAGGGCTTGAGGTTGGCGACAAGATTATGCGGGAGCCCCTGCTGCCTCCGTTGTAG
- a CDS encoding ABC transporter ATP-binding protein has translation MLKIRDLYKSYQVGQEMMPVLKGINLDVQQRDLLAVTGSSGSGKSTLMSIMGLLDKPTRGRYWLDNKEVQHCSDDELAAMRNQKIGFVFQSFYLLQRLTALENIGCPLRYSKVPPKEIHRRSLAMLEKMGLADRATHRPDELSGGQQQRVAIARALIGNPAIVLADEPTGALDSHVSKEIMDLFIRLNQEEGMTIIIITHDEKIARQCSRHVVIEDGVLR, from the coding sequence ATGCTGAAAATACGTGATCTGTACAAGTCCTATCAGGTCGGTCAGGAGATGATGCCTGTCCTCAAGGGGATTAATCTTGATGTTCAGCAGAGGGACCTGCTGGCAGTTACCGGTTCTTCGGGAAGCGGCAAATCTACCTTGATGAGCATTATGGGGCTGCTGGATAAACCGACACGCGGGCGATACTGGCTGGATAATAAGGAGGTGCAGCATTGCAGTGATGATGAACTCGCTGCGATGCGAAATCAGAAAATAGGCTTTGTCTTCCAGTCGTTCTATCTCCTGCAACGCCTGACAGCTCTTGAAAATATTGGCTGTCCGCTCCGCTACAGCAAGGTGCCGCCCAAGGAAATACATCGCCGTTCTTTGGCGATGCTAGAGAAAATGGGGTTGGCTGATCGTGCCACCCATCGTCCTGATGAGTTGTCCGGTGGTCAGCAGCAGCGTGTTGCCATTGCCCGTGCCTTAATCGGTAACCCGGCAATCGTCCTTGCCGATGAACCCACCGGTGCCCTGGATTCCCATGTGAGTAAAGAGATCATGGACCTGTTCATACGCCTCAATCAGGAAGAGGGCATGACCATTATTATCATCACCCATGATGAGAAGATTGCCCGGCAATGTTCCCGCCATGTGGTTATAGAAGATGGGGTGTTGCGGTAG
- a CDS encoding TolC family protein, translating into MSYISKLCQENKRVLVPFVFLVLSFTLLCGRAAAESSQQTRQPMTLAEAVTLALRHNRTVESAYLDRLLERFDLKIAQDEFLPDFALFSSAAQERTTGEALHRTEVGGEARLKVPTGGEFSLTWTQPVHTSQDDQWFDGLGNDVILSFSQPLLKGGGIQVNRASQVLAEYEERTNLLRLQETLIDTITQVVSAYRSFLLAQRGLEINRLSLERSKDLLERNRILIEEGRKAKVELIETEANVASQELSFMVSQNDVETKKLNLLKLLDIDRHISIEPTESIEVEPVQMKEETLLDIALKNNLEYQKALVILKVAQTNLLLAENEQRWQLDLEAQYNMTDSSAYTGDASEGESDGAGDYLVAMKLEIPFGDESTKRDLLSAKVGCRKAEIDLKELRENVGISVQDMYRDIGMKWKQVELSQKARDLAQKQLDVELEKFKNDKSDNFQVVSYQNSLIASEHSENKAKIDYLNTLTALDRYLGTTLEHWGIDPANAPKVELP; encoded by the coding sequence ATGTCTTATATCTCGAAATTATGTCAGGAAAATAAGCGAGTTCTGGTGCCCTTCGTCTTTCTTGTACTGTCCTTTACTCTTCTTTGTGGAAGGGCAGCTGCGGAGTCTTCCCAGCAAACACGACAACCCATGACCTTGGCAGAGGCGGTCACCTTAGCCTTACGTCATAATCGTACTGTGGAAAGCGCCTATCTTGATCGTCTCCTGGAGCGGTTTGATTTGAAAATCGCCCAAGATGAGTTTTTGCCGGACTTTGCTCTTTTTTCTTCAGCTGCGCAGGAAAGGACAACCGGGGAGGCTTTACACCGGACAGAAGTTGGTGGTGAGGCCCGTTTGAAGGTGCCGACCGGCGGAGAGTTTAGCCTAACCTGGACCCAGCCAGTCCATACATCACAGGATGATCAATGGTTTGATGGCCTTGGCAATGATGTCATTCTCTCTTTCTCCCAACCCCTTCTGAAGGGAGGGGGTATCCAGGTGAACAGGGCCTCCCAGGTCCTGGCGGAATATGAGGAACGAACCAATCTGCTGCGCTTACAAGAAACGTTAATAGACACGATTACCCAGGTCGTCTCTGCCTATCGGAGCTTTCTTCTGGCTCAGCGGGGACTGGAGATTAACCGTTTATCTCTTGAACGATCCAAAGATCTGTTGGAGAGAAACAGGATCTTAATCGAGGAGGGGCGCAAGGCCAAGGTAGAACTCATTGAGACGGAAGCAAATGTAGCGAGTCAGGAGCTTAGCTTTATGGTAAGCCAGAATGATGTTGAAACGAAAAAATTGAATTTGCTCAAGCTGCTTGATATTGATCGACATATTTCTATAGAGCCTACGGAGTCAATCGAAGTTGAACCGGTTCAGATGAAAGAGGAAACCCTGTTGGATATTGCTTTGAAAAATAATCTGGAATACCAGAAGGCCCTGGTCATCTTGAAGGTGGCTCAAACCAATCTGTTATTAGCAGAGAATGAACAACGTTGGCAATTAGACCTGGAGGCTCAGTATAACATGACTGATTCCAGTGCATATACTGGAGATGCTTCAGAAGGGGAGAGTGACGGTGCTGGTGATTATCTCGTTGCCATGAAACTGGAGATTCCCTTTGGCGATGAATCGACAAAACGTGACCTTCTCTCTGCTAAAGTGGGCTGTCGAAAAGCAGAGATAGACTTAAAAGAGCTGAGAGAGAATGTAGGGATCTCCGTCCAGGATATGTATCGGGATATTGGCATGAAATGGAAGCAGGTTGAACTCTCTCAAAAGGCTCGGGACTTAGCGCAAAAACAGCTTGATGTGGAGTTGGAAAAGTTTAAAAACGATAAGTCGGATAACTTTCAGGTCGTTTCCTATCAGAACAGCTTGATTGCATCGGAACACAGTGAGAATAAGGCGAAAATTGACTATCTTAATACCTTGACCGCGTTGGATAGGTATTTGGGCACAACATTGGAGCATTGGGGGATTGATCCTGCAAATGCACCTAAGGTGGAATTGCCGTGA
- a CDS encoding pyridoxal phosphate-dependent aminotransferase: protein MSQEIITLADRVLQVPPSPTLAINAKAKALKAAGEDILNFSVGEPDFDTPKHVCEAGKKAIDDGHTRYTAVPGIPELREAICMRFKADHGWEYSPEEIQVCCGGKHGLYNIFQAMLNPGDEVLIPAPYWVSYPPMVQLAGGIPVIVPLDESMDFDLNPDTLAAKATDKTRAIFLNSPSNPTGSVFSTTALEAVAKMALERGWLIITDDIYETVTYVDGKLPHILDVEPALKEQTVVLNGVSKSFAMTGWRIGYSAGPAHLIKAMNKIQSQSTSNPAAPSQYAALAALTGPQDFPEVMKKAFLPRRDFFVSDLESIEGVTCVNPSGAFYVFPNFSAYYGKSFNGKELKDSADMSAYFLDEAKVASVPGIAFGSDDFVRFSFATSMEVIKEGMGRIKTALAELEG, encoded by the coding sequence ATGTCTCAGGAAATAATCACTCTCGCTGATCGTGTATTACAGGTACCGCCCTCCCCTACCTTAGCGATCAATGCCAAGGCCAAGGCACTGAAAGCGGCAGGTGAGGATATTCTGAATTTCAGCGTTGGTGAACCGGATTTCGACACCCCGAAGCATGTGTGCGAGGCCGGTAAAAAGGCCATCGATGACGGGCATACCCGCTATACAGCGGTCCCTGGCATCCCGGAGCTACGGGAGGCTATCTGCATGCGTTTTAAGGCGGATCATGGCTGGGAGTATAGCCCGGAAGAGATCCAGGTCTGCTGTGGGGGCAAGCACGGTCTGTACAATATCTTTCAGGCCATGCTCAACCCCGGTGATGAGGTGCTGATCCCGGCTCCCTACTGGGTCTCCTACCCGCCCATGGTCCAGCTGGCTGGCGGCATACCGGTCATTGTTCCTCTGGACGAATCTATGGATTTTGATCTGAACCCGGACACCCTGGCTGCCAAGGCAACTGACAAGACCCGTGCCATTTTTCTCAACAGCCCCTCTAATCCCACAGGTTCTGTCTTTTCCACCACCGCCCTTGAAGCCGTCGCCAAGATGGCTTTAGAACGAGGCTGGCTGATTATTACCGATGATATCTATGAGACCGTCACCTATGTAGACGGCAAACTGCCCCATATCCTGGACGTGGAGCCTGCCCTGAAGGAGCAGACCGTTGTCCTGAATGGGGTTTCCAAGTCCTTTGCCATGACCGGTTGGCGAATCGGCTACTCTGCTGGCCCGGCCCATCTGATCAAGGCCATGAACAAGATACAGAGCCAGTCGACCTCCAACCCGGCTGCACCGTCCCAGTATGCTGCCTTGGCAGCCTTGACCGGCCCCCAGGATTTTCCCGAGGTGATGAAAAAGGCTTTCCTGCCCCGCCGTGATTTTTTTGTCAGCGACCTGGAATCCATTGAAGGCGTTACCTGCGTGAATCCCAGCGGGGCCTTTTATGTGTTCCCAAATTTTTCTGCCTATTACGGTAAATCTTTTAATGGAAAAGAGCTGAAAGACTCTGCTGATATGTCAGCCTACTTTCTGGATGAAGCCAAGGTTGCTTCTGTGCCGGGCATTGCCTTTGGTTCTGATGACTTTGTGCGCTTCTCCTTTGCTACTTCTATGGAGGTTATTAAGGAAGGAATGGGACGGATTAAGACGGCTCTGGCTGAGCTTGAGGGCTGA
- the purL gene encoding phosphoribosylformylglycinamidine synthase, with amino-acid sequence MTITRLYRRIDATRAYCFHIESSRALTDQELQQLRLLLADGFLADTISQAPILEGDRVVEVGPRLNFATAWSSNMVSICRATGLNCVSRIERSRRYLVPEDQDIQAFIADHHDRMTECPYPEPLTSFETGVEPEPVYEVDLMGKGPDALLDLPGISMDDWDRNFYYDYFVNKHQRNPTIVEIMDLNNANSEHSRHGYFGGKQIVDGEEQEGTLFQVVKEPLSAHPKGSLVAFKDNSSVVAGHEITTLLPKEPGQPSPLKATEAVYHPLLTAETHNFPTGVAPFPGAETGTGGRIRDVQGTGKGGFVIAGTAGYCVANLHIPGYELPWEEQYACPSNLASALTIEIEASNGASDYGNKFGEPLIQGFTRSFDLRLDNGERWGFLKPIMFTGGLGQIDDRHIEKEKEEKGMLIVQVGGPAYRVGFGGGAASSMLQGENAEELDFNAVQRGDAEMEQKMNRVIRACNEMGDKTLIEVIHDQGAGGPANVLKELVEHSGGRIEIRKMRVGDPTMSVLEIYVAEYQERNGFLISPENIEQFLAICDREKVGCEVLGEVTGDLRFVVHDEQDDTTPVDVELNEVLGDIPQKTFEDQRIPVGENTNFVPTGDVRDHLRNVLHLVSVGSKRFLTNKVDRAVTGLIAQQQCCGPLQLTVADVAVVAQSHFGLTGGATAIGEQPIKMLVDPAAGARMAVGEAWTNLVWARIDDPDQVKCSANWMWAPKLKGEGAALNDAARAMRDAMIATGMAVDGGKDSLSMATVVGEETVKSPRELVISAYAAMSDIRKVITPDIKEPGSILLLIELAPGKTRLGGSALAQTLGSLGNESPDMDDPALLRRAFAAIQQLIDQGLILAGHDRSDGGLITTLLEMAFSGNCGLKLALEGEAEALPALFNEELGLVLECRQDELYQVQEILAAAEVGSTLLGNSSTDKQIRIRYNDQSVLSEDMRVLRQEWEETSYQLERLQMNPTCADEEKANIFDRKAPAYSLPFRLEPASQALLAATNKPKVAILRDEGSNSDREMSSAFYAAGFEPWDITMTDLLAGRIDLDGFRGIAAVGGFSYADVPESAKGWAATILFNDRLKEMFNAFYNRPDTFTLGICNGCQLFGLLGWVPWQGLSAETQPRFIHNSSGRFESRWTTVRVQDSPAIMLQGMSELVFGIHVDHGEGKLHFPDATVRAEVIGQNLVPLVYTDDNGAATEQYPFNPNGSSDGFAGLCSPDGRHLAMMPHPERAFLPWQCHWLPQEMQGLEVSPWLQMFRNAYAWCVG; translated from the coding sequence ATGACCATCACCCGCTTATACCGTCGCATCGACGCAACCCGCGCCTATTGCTTTCATATAGAATCCTCCCGCGCCCTGACTGACCAGGAACTGCAGCAGCTGCGCCTGTTGCTGGCAGACGGCTTCCTGGCTGACACAATTTCTCAAGCCCCGATCCTGGAAGGGGATCGAGTCGTCGAGGTCGGGCCGCGGCTCAACTTTGCCACGGCCTGGTCATCCAACATGGTCTCCATCTGCCGGGCCACCGGGCTGAACTGCGTCAGTAGGATAGAGCGCTCCCGCCGTTACCTGGTCCCTGAGGACCAGGACATACAGGCCTTCATCGCAGACCATCACGACCGGATGACCGAATGCCCCTACCCAGAGCCCCTGACTAGCTTTGAGACTGGCGTGGAGCCGGAACCTGTCTACGAAGTAGATCTCATGGGCAAGGGACCGGATGCCCTGCTCGACCTGCCCGGCATCTCTATGGACGATTGGGATCGTAATTTTTATTACGATTATTTCGTCAACAAGCATCAGCGCAACCCCACCATTGTCGAGATCATGGATCTCAACAACGCCAACTCCGAGCACTCCCGGCACGGTTATTTCGGTGGCAAGCAGATTGTAGACGGTGAGGAGCAGGAAGGTACCCTGTTCCAGGTGGTCAAAGAGCCCCTGAGTGCCCATCCCAAGGGCTCATTAGTGGCCTTTAAGGATAACTCCAGTGTCGTGGCTGGGCATGAAATCACCACCCTCCTGCCCAAGGAGCCAGGCCAGCCTTCGCCCCTGAAGGCGACCGAGGCCGTGTACCATCCCCTGCTCACCGCTGAGACCCATAACTTCCCCACCGGCGTGGCCCCTTTTCCTGGGGCAGAGACCGGCACAGGTGGTCGTATTCGCGACGTGCAGGGCACAGGCAAGGGCGGCTTTGTCATAGCAGGTACCGCAGGCTATTGCGTGGCCAACCTGCATATCCCCGGTTACGAGCTGCCCTGGGAAGAGCAGTACGCCTGCCCCTCTAATCTGGCCTCAGCCCTGACCATCGAGATTGAGGCCAGCAATGGTGCCTCTGATTACGGCAATAAATTCGGCGAGCCCCTGATCCAGGGTTTTACCCGCTCCTTTGACCTGCGTCTGGACAACGGTGAGCGCTGGGGCTTCCTCAAGCCCATCATGTTTACCGGCGGTCTCGGCCAGATTGACGACCGGCATATAGAAAAGGAAAAAGAAGAAAAGGGTATGCTCATCGTCCAGGTGGGTGGCCCGGCCTACCGGGTCGGTTTCGGTGGTGGGGCAGCCTCGTCCATGCTCCAGGGCGAGAACGCCGAAGAACTGGATTTCAACGCGGTCCAACGCGGTGATGCTGAGATGGAGCAGAAGATGAACCGGGTCATCCGGGCCTGTAATGAGATGGGCGATAAGACCCTGATCGAGGTCATCCATGACCAGGGTGCTGGCGGACCAGCCAATGTCCTCAAGGAGCTGGTGGAGCATTCCGGGGGACGCATCGAAATCCGCAAGATGCGGGTGGGCGATCCCACCATGTCCGTGTTGGAGATCTACGTAGCCGAGTACCAGGAGCGGAACGGCTTCCTGATCAGCCCGGAGAATATCGAACAATTCCTGGCCATCTGCGACCGGGAAAAGGTGGGCTGCGAGGTCCTGGGAGAGGTTACCGGCGACCTGCGCTTTGTCGTTCATGATGAGCAGGATGACACCACTCCAGTAGATGTTGAGCTGAATGAGGTCCTGGGAGACATCCCGCAGAAGACCTTTGAGGATCAGCGTATTCCCGTTGGAGAAAACACAAACTTCGTCCCGACAGGGGATGTCCGTGACCATCTGCGTAACGTTCTCCATCTGGTCTCGGTAGGCTCCAAGCGTTTCCTCACCAACAAGGTGGACCGGGCTGTCACCGGGCTGATCGCCCAACAACAATGCTGCGGTCCTCTTCAGCTCACGGTTGCCGATGTGGCTGTGGTGGCCCAATCGCATTTCGGGCTCACTGGCGGAGCTACTGCCATCGGTGAGCAGCCCATCAAGATGCTGGTTGATCCGGCGGCCGGGGCGAGGATGGCCGTAGGTGAGGCCTGGACCAACCTGGTCTGGGCCAGGATTGATGACCCGGATCAGGTGAAATGCTCAGCCAACTGGATGTGGGCTCCCAAACTTAAGGGCGAGGGTGCAGCTCTGAACGACGCGGCTCGGGCCATGCGTGATGCCATGATCGCCACTGGTATGGCCGTGGACGGCGGCAAGGACTCGCTCTCAATGGCCACCGTGGTCGGAGAAGAAACCGTGAAATCCCCCCGCGAACTGGTTATCTCGGCCTATGCAGCCATGAGCGATATCCGCAAGGTCATCACCCCGGATATCAAAGAGCCGGGCTCGATCCTGCTGCTCATCGAGCTGGCTCCGGGTAAGACGCGGCTGGGCGGTTCCGCTCTGGCCCAGACCCTGGGCAGCCTGGGCAATGAGAGCCCGGACATGGATGATCCGGCCCTGCTCAGGCGGGCCTTTGCTGCCATCCAGCAGCTCATTGATCAGGGGCTGATCCTGGCTGGTCATGACCGTTCTGACGGCGGCCTGATCACCACCCTGTTGGAAATGGCCTTTTCCGGTAACTGTGGACTGAAGCTTGCTCTAGAAGGCGAAGCGGAAGCCCTGCCAGCCCTGTTCAACGAGGAACTGGGTCTGGTGCTGGAGTGCCGTCAGGATGAGCTCTATCAGGTGCAGGAAATCCTCGCTGCGGCCGAGGTGGGGAGCACGCTGCTGGGCAACAGCAGTACGGACAAACAGATCCGCATCCGATACAACGACCAGTCCGTCCTGAGTGAGGACATGCGCGTTCTGCGGCAGGAATGGGAGGAGACCAGTTATCAGCTGGAACGCCTCCAGATGAACCCGACCTGTGCTGATGAAGAAAAGGCCAATATCTTTGACCGCAAGGCCCCGGCCTACAGCCTGCCCTTCCGCCTGGAGCCTGCGTCCCAGGCCCTGCTGGCCGCCACCAATAAGCCCAAGGTGGCCATCCTCCGTGATGAGGGATCCAACTCGGACCGGGAGATGAGCTCTGCCTTCTACGCGGCGGGCTTTGAGCCCTGGGACATCACCATGACCGACCTGCTGGCCGGGCGCATCGACCTGGACGGCTTTCGGGGCATTGCTGCGGTGGGTGGCTTTTCTTACGCCGACGTACCCGAGTCCGCTAAAGGCTGGGCAGCGACCATCCTCTTTAATGATCGGCTCAAGGAGATGTTCAACGCCTTCTACAACCGACCGGACACCTTCACCCTGGGGATCTGCAATGGCTGCCAGCTCTTCGGCCTGCTGGGCTGGGTACCCTGGCAGGGCCTGAGCGCCGAGACCCAACCGCGTTTTATCCACAACAGCTCGGGGCGCTTCGAGTCCCGCTGGACCACGGTACGGGTGCAGGACAGCCCGGCTATCATGCTCCAGGGAATGTCCGAGTTGGTCTTTGGTATCCATGTGGATCACGGCGAGGGCAAGCTGCACTTCCCGGATGCGACGGTGCGGGCAGAAGTGATCGGGCAAAATTTGGTCCCGCTGGTCTACACCGATGACAACGGTGCTGCCACGGAGCAGTATCCTTTCAACCCCAACGGCTCGTCGGACGGCTTTGCCGGGCTCTGCTCCCCGGACGGTCGCCATCTGGCTATGATGCCCCATCCGGAACGGGCCTTCCTGCCCTGGCAATGCCATTGGCTGCCGCAGGAGATGCAGGGGCTAGAGGTATCACCCTGGTTACAGATGTTCCGCAATGCCTATGCGTGGTGTGTGGGATAG